One region of Streptomyces capillispiralis genomic DNA includes:
- the smc gene encoding chromosome segregation protein SMC, whose amino-acid sequence MHLKALTLRGFKSFASATTLRFEPGITCVVGPNGSGKSNVVDALSWVMGEQGAKSLRGGKMEDVIFAGTTGRPPLGRAEVSLTIDNSDGALPIEYAEVTITRIMFRNGGSEYQINGDTCRLLDIQELLSDSGIGREMHVIVGQGQLDSVLHADPMGRRAFIEEAAGVLKHRKRKEKALRKLDAMQANLARVQDLTDELRRQLKPLGRQAAVARRAAVIQADLRDARLRLLADDLVRLREALRAEIADEAALKERKEAAETELRKALQREALLEDEVRRLTPRLRNAQQTWYELSQLAERVRGTISLADARVKSATSAPPEERRGRDPEDMEREAARVREQEAELEAALEAAERALEDTVAHRAELERELAQEERRLKDVARAIADRREGLARLKGQVGAARSRAAAAQAEIERLAAARDEARERAAAAQEEYETLQAEVDGLDAGDAELAERHETARQRLAEAETALTAAREAATAAERARAATRARHDALALGLRRKDGTGALLAARDRLSGLLGPAAELLTVTPGHETALAAAFGAAADALAVTTPSAAADAIRLLRKQDAGRAALLLTGVPDDADRPEHTDGPPHAADLVRGPAELMPAVRRLLRGIVVVATLEEAEEVVYARPEWTAVTAEGDLLGAHFAHGGSAGAPSLLEVRASVDEAAAELDELAVRCAELAEAQEAAAERRRECQTLVEELGERRRAADREKSSVAQQLGRLAGQARGAAGEAERAGAAATRAQEALDTALGEVEELAERLAVAEEMPFEEEPDTSVRDRLAADGANARQTEMEARLQLRTHEERVKGLAGRADSLDRAARAEREARARAEQRRARLRHEAAVAGAVASGARQLLAHVEVSLARADEERTAAEAAKARREQDLARARTEGRDLKADLDKLTDSVHRGEVLGAEKRLRMEQLETRALEELGVEPAGLVSEYGPHQLVPPSPPAEGEQLPEDPEHPRNRPRPFVRAEQEKRLKAAERAYQQLGKVNPLALEEFAALEERHQFLSEQLEDLKKTRADLLQVVKEVDERVEQVFTEAFRDTAREFEGVFSRLFPGGEGRLVLTDPDHMLTTGVDVEARPPGKKVKRLSLLSGGERSLTAVAMLVSIFKARPSPFYVMDEVEAALDDTNLQRLIRIMQELQEASQLIVITHQKRTMEVADALYGVSMQGDGVSKVISQRLR is encoded by the coding sequence ACCATCACGCGGATCATGTTCCGCAACGGCGGCAGCGAATACCAGATCAACGGTGACACCTGCCGCCTCCTGGACATCCAGGAACTGCTCTCCGACTCCGGCATCGGCCGCGAGATGCACGTCATCGTCGGCCAGGGCCAGCTCGACTCCGTCCTGCACGCCGACCCCATGGGCCGCCGCGCCTTCATCGAGGAGGCGGCCGGCGTCCTCAAGCACCGCAAGCGCAAGGAGAAGGCGCTGCGCAAGCTGGACGCGATGCAGGCCAACCTCGCCCGCGTGCAGGACCTCACCGACGAGCTGCGGCGGCAGCTCAAGCCCCTGGGCCGGCAGGCCGCGGTCGCCCGCCGGGCCGCCGTCATCCAGGCCGACCTGCGCGACGCCCGGCTGCGCCTGCTCGCCGACGACCTCGTCCGGCTGCGCGAGGCGCTGCGGGCCGAGATCGCCGACGAGGCCGCCCTCAAGGAACGCAAGGAGGCGGCCGAGACCGAGCTGAGGAAGGCCCTCCAGCGGGAGGCCCTGCTGGAGGACGAGGTCCGCCGGCTCACCCCGCGGCTGCGGAACGCCCAGCAGACCTGGTACGAGCTGTCCCAGCTCGCCGAGCGGGTGCGCGGCACCATCTCCCTGGCCGACGCGCGCGTGAAGAGCGCGACCTCCGCGCCCCCCGAGGAGCGGCGCGGCCGGGACCCGGAGGACATGGAGCGCGAGGCCGCCCGCGTCCGCGAGCAGGAGGCCGAGCTGGAGGCCGCCCTGGAGGCGGCCGAACGCGCCCTGGAGGACACGGTCGCCCACCGCGCCGAGCTGGAACGCGAACTCGCCCAGGAGGAACGGCGCCTGAAGGACGTCGCGCGGGCCATCGCCGACCGGAGGGAGGGACTGGCCCGGCTCAAGGGACAGGTCGGCGCGGCCCGTTCGCGCGCCGCCGCCGCGCAGGCCGAGATCGAGCGCCTGGCCGCCGCCCGCGACGAGGCCCGCGAACGGGCCGCCGCCGCCCAGGAGGAGTACGAGACCCTCCAGGCCGAGGTCGACGGCCTGGACGCCGGGGACGCCGAACTCGCCGAGCGGCACGAGACGGCCAGACAGCGGCTGGCCGAGGCCGAGACCGCCCTCACCGCCGCCCGCGAGGCGGCCACCGCCGCCGAACGCGCCCGCGCCGCCACCCGGGCCCGCCACGACGCCCTGGCCCTGGGCCTGCGCCGCAAGGACGGCACCGGCGCCCTGCTCGCCGCACGGGACCGGCTCTCCGGGCTCCTCGGCCCCGCCGCCGAACTCCTCACCGTCACCCCCGGCCACGAGACCGCCCTGGCCGCCGCCTTCGGCGCCGCCGCCGACGCCCTCGCCGTCACCACCCCCTCCGCCGCCGCCGACGCCATCCGCCTCCTGCGCAAACAGGACGCCGGCCGGGCGGCGCTGCTGCTCACCGGCGTCCCCGACGACGCGGACCGCCCCGAGCACACCGACGGGCCGCCCCACGCCGCCGACCTGGTGCGGGGACCCGCCGAGCTGATGCCCGCCGTACGCCGGCTGCTGCGGGGGATCGTCGTCGTCGCCACCCTCGAGGAGGCCGAGGAGGTGGTGTACGCGCGGCCCGAGTGGACGGCCGTGACCGCCGAGGGCGATCTGCTGGGCGCGCACTTCGCGCACGGCGGGTCCGCCGGGGCCCCGAGCCTGCTGGAAGTGCGGGCGTCCGTGGACGAGGCCGCCGCCGAGCTGGACGAGCTGGCCGTGCGGTGCGCGGAGCTGGCCGAGGCGCAGGAGGCGGCGGCCGAACGCCGCCGGGAGTGCCAGACGCTCGTCGAGGAGCTGGGGGAGCGGCGCCGGGCCGCCGACCGGGAGAAGTCCTCCGTCGCCCAGCAGCTCGGCCGGCTCGCCGGGCAGGCGCGCGGCGCCGCCGGGGAGGCCGAACGGGCCGGTGCCGCGGCCACCCGGGCGCAGGAGGCCCTCGACACGGCACTCGGCGAGGTCGAGGAACTCGCCGAACGGCTCGCCGTCGCGGAGGAGATGCCGTTCGAGGAGGAACCCGACACCTCCGTGCGCGACCGGCTGGCCGCCGACGGGGCCAACGCCCGCCAGACCGAGATGGAGGCCCGCCTCCAGCTCCGTACGCACGAGGAGCGGGTCAAGGGGCTCGCCGGGCGCGCCGACTCCCTGGACCGGGCGGCCCGCGCCGAGCGCGAGGCACGCGCGCGGGCCGAGCAGCGACGGGCCCGGCTGCGGCACGAGGCGGCCGTCGCCGGCGCCGTCGCCTCCGGTGCCCGGCAGCTGCTCGCGCACGTCGAGGTCTCCCTGGCCCGCGCCGACGAGGAGCGCACCGCCGCCGAGGCCGCCAAGGCCCGCCGCGAGCAGGACCTCGCCCGCGCCCGCACCGAGGGGCGCGATCTCAAGGCGGACCTCGACAAGTTGACGGATTCGGTTCACCGCGGCGAGGTACTCGGCGCCGAGAAGCGGCTGCGGATGGAGCAGCTGGAGACCAGGGCGCTGGAGGAGCTGGGTGTCGAACCGGCCGGGCTGGTGTCGGAGTACGGCCCGCACCAGCTCGTGCCGCCCTCGCCCCCCGCCGAGGGCGAACAGCTCCCGGAGGACCCGGAGCACCCGCGCAACAGGCCCCGCCCCTTCGTGCGGGCCGAGCAGGAGAAGCGACTGAAGGCCGCCGAGCGCGCCTACCAGCAGCTCGGCAAGGTGAACCCGCTCGCCCTGGAGGAGTTCGCGGCGCTGGAAGAACGGCACCAGTTCCTCAGCGAGCAGCTGGAGGACCTGAAGAAGACCCGCGCGGACCTGCTCCAGGTCGTCAAGGAGGTCGACGAACGCGTCGAGCAGGTCTTCACCGAGGCCTTCCGGGACACCGCCCGCGAGTTCGAGGGCGTCTTCTCCCGGCTGTTCCCCGGCGGTGAGGGGCGCCTGGTGCTGACCGACCCCGACCACATGCTCACCACGGGCGTGGACGTCGAGGCGCGTCCGCCGGGCAAGAAGGTCAAGCGGCTGTCGCTGCTCTCCGGCGGCGAGCGGTCGCTGACCGCCGTGGCGATGCTCGTGTCGATCTTCAAGGCGCGGCCCAGCCCGTTCTACGTCATGGACGAGGTCGAGGCCGCCCTCGACGACACCAACCTCCAGCGGCTGATCCGGATCATGCAGGAGCTGCAGGAGGCCTCACAGCTGATCGTGATCACGCACCAGAAGCGCACCATGGAGGTCGCCGACGCGTTGTACGGCGTCTCCATGCAGGGCGACGGCGTGTCCAAGGTCATCAGCCAGCGTCTGCGCTAG